From the genome of Psychroserpens ponticola, one region includes:
- a CDS encoding choice-of-anchor tandem repeat GloVer-containing protein: MKNIQFKKTVCIIIFCLIPIIGFVQTNEIWGVTKNGGASNNGTVFKTDTNGNNHTVVHEFFSYEGNDPNFNFPMEASNGNIYATTSFGGVYNQGVLFEYNPTTDTYLKKYDFHYSSNIQPIPSGVQPIGRLIEINNKLYGITGRGGQNGSGVIYEFAYNTNTYTVLHSFNNTDGRNPSGTLLHATNGKLYGMTSRGGTTDDGVIYEYDLSTNIYTKKLDFDDNINIHGSAPLGHLTEASNGLIYGMTKDGGENNVGVLFQFNISTNEYEKKLDFNTSGNNGHSPWGGLIEGPNNSLELYGMNSEGSIGDGGVLFKYNITTNELSVLRNLNPNSETSLGSWAKGSLFLAQNNKFYGTTPTGYTEYGTIFEFDPVTLQSSVLHTFNNFNGKYPDGDIILTNSGDIYGLTTQFGYETYTKPSGAFYKLNINNNEYTELFKLNYMPAGALPEGGLTFLPSNGKLYGMSKHGGLYHTGVIFEINPTTNTHTKLVEFGILNLGNNTGAIPSGNLTLASNGLFYGLTEQGGLNNIGAIIEFNPITNSLTVKHHFNNIGSFPMGSLLLATNNKFYGLTSAGGDGGVFMGTPIQGGIIFEYDPLNNTFNKLHDFKVVDEDGGSNPYGSLIEGLDGSLYGLTSMEGITNEGGLYIEEAIFKYNLTTGYEVLHSFNNDDNFDGDKPLGDLIQINNGKLYGLTNKGGTNNNGVIFEYDLVLNQFTKRHDFSINDGINPEGTLIESSVDGKLYGVTTSGGINNHGTMFNFDPNTFVFTKIFDFNGINDGSYPVSINIFNTETLSTNNLSSNNEILVYPNPVKNFIYLKSTGNIITSKIYNNIGQFIFETKEDKIDLRNFIDGVYFVHIITNQGVEIKKIIKN, translated from the coding sequence ATGAAAAACATACAATTCAAAAAAACCGTTTGCATTATTATATTTTGTCTAATACCTATTATAGGTTTTGTGCAAACAAACGAAATTTGGGGAGTTACTAAAAACGGAGGTGCAAGTAATAATGGTACTGTTTTTAAAACAGATACTAACGGTAATAATCATACTGTAGTACATGAGTTTTTTAGCTATGAAGGTAACGATCCAAATTTTAATTTCCCAATGGAAGCTAGTAATGGAAACATTTATGCAACAACTAGTTTTGGAGGAGTTTACAACCAAGGTGTTCTTTTTGAATATAACCCAACAACAGATACGTATTTAAAAAAATATGACTTTCATTATTCTTCAAATATTCAACCAATACCCTCAGGTGTTCAACCAATAGGAAGATTAATTGAAATTAATAACAAGCTTTACGGAATAACAGGAAGAGGTGGCCAAAATGGTAGTGGAGTAATTTATGAATTTGCTTATAACACGAATACATACACGGTTCTTCATAGTTTTAATAATACTGATGGTCGCAATCCATCAGGAACATTGTTACATGCTACAAATGGTAAACTCTATGGAATGACAAGTAGAGGTGGCACAACAGATGATGGCGTTATCTATGAATATGATTTAAGCACTAATATTTATACAAAAAAATTAGATTTTGATGACAATATAAATATTCATGGTAGTGCGCCTCTAGGGCATCTCACAGAAGCATCAAATGGTTTAATATATGGAATGACAAAAGATGGAGGAGAAAATAATGTAGGTGTTCTTTTTCAATTCAACATTTCAACAAATGAATACGAAAAAAAGCTTGATTTTAATACATCTGGAAATAATGGTCATAGTCCATGGGGTGGTTTAATTGAAGGTCCCAATAATTCATTAGAATTATATGGTATGAATTCTGAAGGATCAATAGGTGATGGTGGTGTTTTATTTAAGTATAATATTACAACAAATGAATTGTCAGTTTTGAGAAACTTAAATCCTAATTCTGAAACATCTTTAGGGTCTTGGGCTAAAGGCAGTTTGTTTTTAGCACAAAACAACAAATTTTATGGTACAACACCAACTGGTTACACAGAATACGGAACTATTTTTGAGTTTGACCCCGTAACACTGCAATCTTCTGTTCTACATACATTTAATAATTTTAATGGGAAATATCCTGATGGAGATATCATACTAACTAATAGTGGTGACATTTATGGATTAACAACCCAATTTGGTTATGAAACATACACCAAACCCAGTGGTGCATTTTATAAGTTAAATATTAATAATAATGAATACACCGAATTATTCAAGTTGAATTATATGCCAGCAGGAGCTTTACCCGAAGGTGGTCTTACATTTTTACCATCAAATGGTAAGCTTTATGGTATGTCTAAGCATGGTGGCTTATATCATACAGGAGTGATATTTGAAATCAATCCAACAACTAATACACATACAAAGTTAGTGGAATTTGGAATACTAAACCTTGGAAATAATACTGGAGCTATTCCAAGTGGAAACCTCACACTTGCATCGAATGGATTATTTTACGGATTAACAGAGCAAGGAGGACTAAATAATATAGGAGCAATAATTGAATTTAATCCAATTACAAATTCATTAACAGTAAAGCACCACTTTAATAATATTGGTTCATTTCCAATGGGCAGCTTATTATTAGCAACTAATAATAAATTCTATGGTTTAACATCGGCTGGAGGTGATGGAGGAGTTTTTATGGGTACCCCAATACAAGGAGGCATAATTTTTGAATACGACCCACTCAACAACACTTTTAATAAACTTCATGATTTTAAAGTTGTAGATGAAGATGGAGGTAGTAACCCCTACGGAAGTTTAATTGAAGGTTTAGATGGGTCTTTATACGGGCTGACATCAATGGAAGGCATTACCAATGAAGGAGGTTTATACATTGAAGAGGCAATTTTTAAATATAACTTAACTACAGGTTATGAAGTATTACATAGTTTTAATAACGATGATAATTTTGATGGAGACAAACCTCTGGGGGATTTAATTCAAATTAATAATGGTAAACTTTATGGGTTAACTAATAAGGGAGGTACAAATAATAATGGTGTTATTTTTGAATATGATTTAGTATTGAATCAATTTACAAAAAGACATGATTTCTCAATAAACGATGGGATAAATCCTGAAGGAACATTAATTGAATCGTCAGTTGATGGAAAACTTTATGGTGTTACTACATCTGGAGGTATTAACAATCATGGAACTATGTTTAATTTCGATCCAAATACATTTGTTTTCACTAAAATTTTTGATTTTAATGGCATTAACGATGGCAGTTACCCTGTATCTATAAACATATTCAATACTGAAACTTTATCAACTAATAATCTGTCTTCAAATAATGAAATATTAGTTTATCCAAACCCAGTAAAAAACTTTATTTATTTAAAAAGCACAGGGAATATAATAACTTCCAAAATATATAATAATATAGGCCAATTCATTTTTGAAACTAAAGAAGACAAAATTGATTTACGCAATTTTATTGATGGTGTTTATTTTGTACATATAATAACAAATCAAGGTGTTGAAATAAAAAAAATAATTAAAAACTAG
- a CDS encoding hybrid sensor histidine kinase/response regulator transcription factor codes for MIIYNIKHILIKTWYVAFYVLSTSITFSQTQKTFQQLSIKDGLSQSSAISIAQDSTGYLWIATQEGLNKYDGKTFMHYKKQFEDITKANYSKLGKVYVDRENVIWIITNSGNLEKFNRKNETFKKIESIKDVSAIFQDTKLNTYIGTYNNGLYKIDKTTKDTLQVFKKEDFQKSISSIIQQKDAVIITALNGVINLDINTNSYSNNSQTKAYYSCIDILKDGSQVIGTYGNGLFIQSNGEYIPFNTLGKSSLPNNLNIQSVLVDKNNKLWIATYGQGVYVLDFEQKTINHIKVNKNDVYAIHYDYVLSLFEDYSGIVWIGTDGAGLSYYDEHLSKFNILTNNQLPIDVSVNQIRSITKNNKSDDLWLGTFGEGLTKINFITNQHKTYTTQNSKIRSNRVVSLAIIDDELWIGHQDFGLELFNKNGEFRALNNKSKIKFDAQTVWNIFRDSKNRIWLCTREHGLFLYDKNKGVIDNYRFEKGNLNSIPSNNIRTITEAKNGLLWIGTDDNGICSLNPETKKITPHKKINDKIKSLLVDNKRSILWIGTFGNGLKSYNTKTREIKTYNTENGISNNVIYGILPDNNNNLWLSSNKGICKFNSENLDFPNIINYNIHDGLQSLEFNTGAYFKDKNGLLFFGGLEGLNWFNPNLLTTNPVKPKTVITKLELFNKKHKILENEKFKHNLNTFTFNFAGLHYSLPNRNSYQYQLVNYDENWIQSGNNTIAHYSKLNPGDYTFKVKSSNYDAVWNDIPATYSFTILQPWYLSYIALVFYFSGFFLTIYGVYKYLKWKWHMNIQLQLEQEETERLKQLDEFKTKLYTNISHEFRTPLTLISGPIDKQLENPKLSKNDKKELSLVQRNSKRLLNLVNQLLDLSKLETGNLNLTVSNGNLAVLLKQLVAAFEFKAKEKNIEFNYNIRPIDKAWFDKDVIEKIVINLLSNAIKYTKKNGRIHFNSTIKNGQIIISIINNGNILTQEELSKLFQRYYQNNKSADGVGIGLSLVKELVILSHGNILANTINDDEIQFTVTLPIERSFFNSSEINEDQLFETKEITNQEKDYSTTNKTTFNNNKPLLHIVEDDDDIRQYIASIFEEDYTIKDSINGEQGIANAIKEIPDIIISDIMMPKVDGIELCNTLKLDERTSHIPIILLTAKSGDQNEIIGLKTGADDYFVKPFNSNKLKIKVEKLIELRKQLQQRYSNSLELKDITTTSVDQQFLSRLKSVLNENMTNTDFSSEVLSKKMLMSRMQLHRKLNALTGLTTTQLIRNERLKIAITLLKQSELTISEIAYQIGFNTPSYFIKNFKDVYKCTPLEYALKYT; via the coding sequence GTGATTATCTATAACATCAAACATATCTTAATAAAAACTTGGTATGTCGCTTTCTATGTATTAAGTACTTCAATAACTTTTTCTCAAACTCAAAAAACATTTCAACAACTATCTATTAAGGATGGCCTTTCACAAAGCTCTGCCATTTCAATAGCTCAAGACAGTACTGGTTATTTATGGATTGCAACACAAGAAGGCTTAAATAAATACGACGGAAAAACATTTATGCACTACAAAAAACAATTTGAAGACATTACAAAGGCTAATTACAGTAAGTTAGGAAAGGTATATGTTGATAGAGAAAACGTAATTTGGATAATAACAAATTCAGGAAATCTAGAAAAATTCAATAGAAAAAACGAAACTTTTAAAAAAATAGAATCTATTAAAGATGTTAGTGCCATATTTCAAGACACGAAGCTAAACACCTACATTGGCACCTATAATAATGGCTTATATAAGATTGATAAAACCACTAAAGATACGCTTCAAGTATTTAAAAAAGAAGACTTTCAGAAATCTATATCTAGCATTATTCAACAAAAAGACGCAGTAATAATAACTGCATTAAATGGTGTTATAAATTTAGATATAAACACAAATTCTTATTCAAATAACTCACAAACTAAAGCTTATTATAGCTGTATTGATATATTAAAAGATGGCTCTCAAGTAATTGGAACTTATGGTAATGGATTGTTCATTCAAAGCAATGGTGAATATATTCCATTTAATACTTTAGGCAAATCTTCGCTACCAAATAACTTAAATATTCAATCGGTTTTAGTCGATAAAAACAACAAACTATGGATTGCAACTTATGGACAAGGTGTTTATGTATTAGATTTTGAACAAAAAACGATTAATCATATAAAAGTTAATAAAAATGATGTGTATGCCATTCACTATGATTATGTTTTAAGCTTATTTGAAGATTATTCTGGTATCGTTTGGATAGGTACAGATGGCGCAGGTTTAAGTTATTATGATGAACACCTTTCCAAATTCAACATACTAACAAACAACCAATTACCTATTGATGTAAGTGTAAATCAAATTAGATCTATTACAAAAAACAACAAATCAGATGATTTGTGGTTAGGGACTTTTGGAGAGGGCTTAACCAAAATAAATTTCATTACTAATCAACATAAAACATATACAACACAAAATTCTAAAATAAGGTCAAATAGAGTTGTTAGTTTAGCAATAATCGATGATGAGTTATGGATTGGTCATCAGGATTTCGGTTTAGAACTATTTAACAAAAATGGGGAATTCAGAGCATTGAATAACAAATCTAAAATAAAATTTGATGCACAAACAGTTTGGAATATTTTTAGAGATTCGAAAAATAGAATTTGGCTTTGCACCAGAGAACATGGATTATTTTTATATGATAAAAACAAAGGTGTAATAGATAATTATAGATTTGAAAAAGGAAATCTCAATTCTATACCAAGTAACAACATTAGAACGATTACTGAAGCTAAAAATGGTTTATTATGGATTGGAACAGACGATAATGGCATTTGTTCTTTAAACCCTGAAACAAAAAAAATTACACCACACAAAAAAATAAATGATAAAATAAAATCATTGTTAGTAGACAACAAAAGATCTATTTTATGGATAGGTACTTTTGGAAATGGACTAAAATCATATAATACTAAAACAAGAGAAATTAAAACATATAATACCGAAAACGGAATTTCAAATAATGTCATTTATGGCATATTACCAGATAACAATAATAATTTATGGTTGAGTTCAAATAAAGGGATTTGTAAATTTAATTCTGAAAATTTAGACTTCCCAAACATTATAAACTACAATATTCATGATGGTTTACAATCGCTAGAATTTAATACTGGAGCATATTTTAAAGATAAAAATGGACTCTTATTTTTTGGCGGATTAGAAGGTTTAAATTGGTTTAACCCAAATTTATTAACTACAAACCCAGTAAAACCAAAAACGGTTATTACAAAACTAGAATTATTTAATAAAAAACATAAAATCCTAGAAAACGAAAAATTTAAGCATAATCTAAATACATTCACTTTTAATTTTGCTGGACTACATTATTCCTTACCAAACAGAAATAGCTATCAATATCAATTAGTAAATTACGATGAAAATTGGATACAATCAGGAAATAACACTATAGCACATTATTCAAAACTTAATCCAGGTGACTATACTTTTAAAGTTAAGTCTAGTAATTATGATGCTGTATGGAATGATATTCCTGCTACTTACAGTTTCACCATTTTACAACCTTGGTATTTAAGTTACATAGCTCTTGTTTTTTACTTCTCAGGCTTTTTCCTCACCATTTATGGTGTATATAAATACTTGAAATGGAAATGGCATATGAATATACAATTACAATTAGAACAAGAAGAAACAGAACGATTAAAACAATTAGACGAATTTAAAACCAAACTTTACACTAATATTTCACATGAATTTAGAACGCCATTAACCTTAATCTCTGGCCCTATTGATAAACAACTTGAAAACCCTAAGCTCTCTAAAAATGATAAAAAAGAACTGTCGTTAGTTCAACGAAATTCAAAACGCTTATTAAACTTAGTAAATCAACTTCTAGATTTATCTAAGTTAGAAACTGGCAATCTTAATTTAACTGTTTCAAATGGAAATTTAGCCGTTTTATTAAAACAACTTGTTGCGGCTTTTGAGTTTAAAGCAAAAGAAAAAAATATTGAATTTAACTATAATATTCGACCTATAGATAAAGCATGGTTTGATAAAGATGTCATTGAAAAAATAGTGATTAATCTACTTTCTAACGCTATAAAATACACTAAAAAAAATGGAAGAATTCATTTTAACTCAACAATAAAAAATGGCCAAATTATAATTTCAATTATCAATAACGGAAATATACTTACACAGGAAGAGCTTAGTAAATTATTTCAGCGTTACTACCAAAACAATAAAAGCGCAGATGGCGTTGGTATTGGCCTGTCTTTAGTAAAAGAGTTAGTTATTTTATCACATGGAAATATATTAGCGAATACTATAAATGATGATGAAATTCAATTCACTGTTACGCTTCCTATTGAACGTTCATTTTTTAATTCTTCAGAAATAAATGAAGATCAATTATTTGAAACTAAAGAAATAACAAATCAAGAAAAAGATTATTCAACAACTAATAAAACTACATTTAACAATAACAAACCATTACTTCATATTGTTGAAGACGATGATGATATTAGACAATATATAGCTTCAATTTTTGAAGAAGACTATACTATTAAAGATTCTATAAATGGTGAACAAGGCATTGCTAATGCAATAAAAGAAATTCCAGATATTATTATTAGCGATATTATGATGCCCAAAGTAGATGGCATTGAACTCTGCAATACATTAAAATTAGATGAACGAACAAGTCATATTCCAATTATTTTGCTTACCGCAAAAAGTGGCGACCAAAACGAGATTATTGGTTTAAAAACAGGTGCAGACGATTATTTCGTAAAACCCTTTAATAGTAATAAACTTAAAATTAAAGTTGAAAAATTAATCGAATTACGTAAACAACTACAGCAACGCTATAGCAATTCACTAGAGTTAAAAGACATTACAACAACTTCAGTAGACCAACAATTTTTAAGTAGGCTAAAAAGCGTTTTAAATGAAAACATGACTAATACAGATTTTTCTTCAGAAGTATTAAGCAAAAAAATGTTAATGAGTAGAATGCAACTACATAGAAAATTAAACGCATTAACAGGATTGACTACAACACAATTAATTCGCAACGAACGATTAAAAATTGCTATAACACTATTAAAGCAATCTGAACTTACCATTTCTGAGATTGCCTATCAAATAGGCTTTAACACACCTTCCTATTTTATTAAAAATTTTAAAGATGTTTACAAATGCACACCTTTAGAATACGCATTAAAATACACTTAG
- a CDS encoding RNA polymerase sigma factor: MIEPNFEQLKMALKKGDLRLLDTIYRNYRLPFFKFTNHFDLPEEDITDIYQDAIIALRDNIVNGKVQTLNSSIKTYLFSIGKFMIYKKFKAIKKSEAFEQEYISEVDFCLPLNYNEDIDVLQQHVNNSFEDLGEKCKELLKLFYYDGLTLKEIQAYFNYDNYNVVKSQKSRCLRSLKNLVYKQEQNG, encoded by the coding sequence ATGATTGAACCCAATTTTGAACAATTAAAAATGGCTCTTAAAAAAGGGGATCTAAGGTTGTTGGATACTATATACAGAAACTACAGGTTACCATTTTTTAAGTTTACCAATCATTTTGACCTACCTGAAGAAGATATTACAGACATTTATCAAGATGCAATAATAGCACTACGTGATAATATTGTAAATGGAAAAGTACAGACATTAAATAGTAGTATTAAAACCTATCTATTTTCGATTGGCAAGTTTATGATTTATAAGAAGTTTAAAGCCATAAAAAAAAGTGAAGCTTTTGAACAAGAATATATTTCAGAAGTTGATTTTTGCTTGCCTTTAAATTATAATGAAGATATAGATGTTTTACAGCAACACGTAAATAATTCTTTTGAAGATTTAGGTGAAAAGTGCAAAGAACTATTAAAATTGTTTTACTATGATGGATTAACATTAAAAGAGATTCAAGCTTATTTTAATTATGATAATTATAATGTGGTAAAAAGTCAGAAATCAAGATGTTTAAGGTCTTTAAAGAATTTGGTTTACAAACAAGAACAAAATGGATAA
- a CDS encoding tetratricopeptide repeat protein, with protein sequence MDKEQLIANYFSNCLSEEEQKLFDNLIKTDSDFKNKVDFEVRVNNAIHKKEHQKLKQHFKNLDHSIKKESKTPKKRIWLVAASIGLIVVLTFTYTYFNKEYSSEALYASYYEPAKNIVQPIVRNENSKTEKVEAFIAYQKEDYVEAEKLFNKLYTSTEDSELLFYEGISLLELNETDVAISKFKAHLKYKDAVSEMTPWYLALAYLKNDDIKNAKMILTKFVEDTSVTFKKEDAKTLLKKL encoded by the coding sequence ATGGATAAAGAACAATTAATAGCAAATTATTTTTCCAATTGCCTTTCTGAAGAAGAGCAGAAGCTATTTGATAATTTAATAAAAACAGATTCTGATTTTAAAAATAAAGTCGATTTTGAAGTGCGTGTTAATAATGCGATTCATAAAAAAGAACACCAAAAACTAAAACAACATTTTAAAAATTTAGATCATTCTATTAAAAAAGAGAGCAAAACACCAAAAAAAAGAATCTGGTTAGTTGCAGCGAGCATTGGTCTAATAGTAGTATTGACGTTTACATATACTTATTTCAACAAAGAGTATTCGAGTGAAGCCCTTTATGCAAGTTATTATGAGCCAGCAAAAAATATTGTACAGCCTATTGTTAGAAATGAAAATTCTAAAACAGAAAAAGTAGAAGCTTTTATTGCGTATCAAAAAGAAGATTATGTAGAGGCAGAAAAATTATTTAATAAATTATATACTTCTACAGAAGATTCTGAACTATTATTTTACGAAGGTATTTCGCTTTTAGAATTAAATGAAACTGATGTAGCTATTTCAAAGTTTAAGGCACATTTAAAGTATAAAGACGCTGTTTCAGAAATGACACCATGGTATTTAGCATTGGCTTATTTAAAGAATGATGATATTAAGAATGCGAAAATGATATTAACTAAATTCGTTGAAGATACATCTGTAACTTTCAAAAAAGAAGACGCTAAAACATTGCTTAAAAAGTTATGA
- a CDS encoding CHAT domain-containing protein → MSILKKSSSLLICCILCITSFAQQKISNTKIADSLEENSGQYLKSLPYRTLALEETNHSENYKKHIEAKWNFTKSCIHEGYGGLENHTKALEYSIKAREILNTSSNPSIWFKYQIANRIYHQYGYTQNWKMTLVEAKENLIILQDTLPEEHIKILRIIDDLGYINTKLNDYQTSLTYYNKSIALYKTHHKENKIDLAMNYNVLANNYKALGLKNRELNSLLLSAKYWEELDKRYNNSIYNTYKKLASWYLYYGDYNLAETYLNKQYIIIDSVKHKKAEYKFQRRHKYLDLYSNYIDLNLKKKAYVKAKKYIDLAQNELKSSTREFIEDVKFEALIYSYNSQLPNISEKESIRFLNEAIDLTTTYKAQFFLDPIPYQIALFEKYKDLKYDLKSEELLKSILINSNHDNAHEQFYLTSNYGNIFSRKGDYNTADQYFINAFKLLLKEGSNSIDLRTLKSNQLKDFDSFEAINSILLIAETYFNWYQISKNISHLDTSHNIYLLASDVLNSLYLGKRYNENLYNTYKSIENGLIKTLIPAYSEEKIVSSIEALEHSNSKLTWSKFLFNKQKHKLNIPDSILNTESDLKNLVNYYQNKLFSKDENSQFQSDALNTRLKDLKLELSNLQDVIKNNYTNYYYRNYNTFKLSTFRKTLNKHQLVIKYILNDNHLYCFTISKSNIDFKTLNVSNSIQKDVSNYVKSLSTFNSESTKYLEKLKPIIQPLLENNTHKNITIIPDEILNYLPFETLFSKGDFSTYNTSYASSLTLLNEQNNLTTTDELQIGIFSTNNSSSELPSILKETNSILNYFSGKQYKNTTKEAFLKAANHYDILHLAMHSNINNVNPDFSNLEFTDGNLLVSELYNETINSKLAVLSACESGSGNFEKGEGIQSISRAFTYTGIPSTVISLWKVDDLATSKIMSAFYKHLKQGNTKDEALKNAKLDYIKNTPETALQHPYYWAGFIISGNTDALVVSHSNYLYFGIAILFVVVLFFFFRKKS, encoded by the coding sequence ATGTCCATTTTAAAAAAATCAAGTAGTCTCTTAATATGCTGTATTTTATGCATCACCTCTTTTGCTCAACAAAAAATTAGCAACACCAAAATTGCAGATTCACTCGAAGAAAACAGTGGTCAATATTTAAAATCTCTTCCATATAGAACACTTGCACTAGAAGAAACAAACCATTCTGAAAATTATAAAAAACATATTGAAGCCAAATGGAATTTCACAAAATCATGTATTCATGAAGGTTATGGTGGTTTAGAAAATCACACAAAAGCATTAGAATATTCTATAAAAGCTAGAGAAATTCTCAACACGTCTTCAAATCCAAGTATTTGGTTTAAATATCAAATTGCTAATCGTATTTATCATCAATATGGTTATACTCAAAATTGGAAAATGACTTTGGTCGAGGCTAAAGAAAATTTAATAATATTACAAGATACATTACCAGAAGAACACATTAAAATATTGCGTATAATAGACGATTTAGGCTATATAAACACGAAACTAAATGACTATCAAACATCCTTAACATACTATAATAAATCTATTGCCTTATACAAAACACATCATAAAGAAAACAAGATAGATTTAGCCATGAACTATAATGTTTTGGCTAATAATTATAAAGCATTAGGACTTAAAAACAGAGAACTAAATTCTTTATTATTATCTGCCAAATATTGGGAAGAACTTGATAAAAGATATAATAATTCAATTTATAATACCTATAAAAAACTAGCATCATGGTATTTGTATTATGGTGATTATAATTTAGCCGAAACCTATTTAAATAAACAATACATTATTATTGATTCGGTAAAACATAAAAAAGCGGAATATAAATTTCAAAGAAGGCATAAATATTTAGATTTATATTCAAATTATATTGACCTAAACTTAAAAAAGAAAGCTTATGTAAAAGCAAAAAAGTATATTGATCTCGCCCAAAATGAGCTAAAATCGTCAACAAGAGAATTTATTGAAGATGTAAAGTTTGAAGCATTGATATATTCATATAATTCGCAATTACCAAATATCTCTGAGAAAGAATCTATTAGGTTTCTTAATGAAGCCATTGATTTAACTACAACATACAAAGCACAATTTTTTTTAGACCCAATACCTTATCAAATTGCTCTTTTTGAAAAATATAAGGACTTAAAATATGACCTTAAATCCGAAGAACTTTTAAAAAGCATTTTAATCAATTCCAATCATGATAATGCACATGAACAATTCTATTTAACAAGTAATTACGGCAATATTTTTTCTAGAAAAGGAGATTATAATACTGCTGATCAATATTTTATAAATGCATTTAAACTATTATTAAAGGAAGGTTCTAATAGTATTGATTTAAGGACATTAAAAAGTAATCAACTAAAGGATTTTGATTCATTTGAAGCCATAAATAGCATATTATTAATAGCTGAAACTTATTTTAATTGGTATCAAATTTCTAAAAACATATCGCATTTAGATACATCACACAATATATATCTTTTAGCTTCTGATGTTTTAAATAGCCTCTATTTGGGGAAAAGATATAATGAAAACTTATATAACACCTATAAAAGCATAGAAAACGGACTTATTAAAACTTTAATTCCTGCATATTCCGAAGAAAAAATAGTGTCCTCAATTGAAGCTTTAGAACATTCAAACTCAAAATTAACTTGGTCAAAATTTTTATTTAATAAACAAAAACATAAACTTAATATTCCAGACAGTATTTTAAATACAGAAAGCGATTTAAAAAATCTAGTCAATTACTATCAAAATAAATTATTTTCTAAAGATGAAAATAGTCAATTTCAATCTGATGCTTTAAATACACGACTTAAAGATTTAAAACTTGAGCTATCTAATTTACAAGATGTTATAAAAAATAATTACACTAATTATTATTATAGAAATTATAATACGTTTAAGCTTTCCACATTTAGAAAAACTTTAAATAAACATCAACTAGTTATAAAATACATATTAAATGACAATCATTTATACTGCTTTACAATTTCAAAATCTAACATTGATTTTAAAACATTAAACGTTTCAAATTCAATACAAAAAGACGTCTCTAATTATGTAAAATCATTATCCACTTTTAATTCTGAAAGCACAAAGTATTTAGAAAAATTAAAACCTATTATTCAACCATTATTAGAGAATAACACACATAAAAATATTACTATTATTCCTGATGAAATTTTAAACTACCTGCCTTTTGAAACTCTGTTTTCTAAAGGCGATTTCTCAACTTATAATACAAGTTACGCATCGTCTTTAACGTTATTAAACGAACAAAATAATCTAACCACAACTGACGAATTACAAATTGGAATTTTCTCAACAAATAATTCATCATCAGAACTACCGAGTATTTTAAAGGAAACCAATTCAATATTAAATTATTTTTCTGGAAAGCAATACAAAAACACAACAAAAGAAGCCTTTTTAAAGGCTGCTAACCATTATGACATTTTGCATTTGGCTATGCACTCTAATATTAACAATGTAAATCCAGATTTTTCAAATTTAGAATTTACTGATGGTAATTTATTGGTAAGTGAATTGTATAATGAAACCATAAATTCAAAATTAGCGGTTTTAAGTGCCTGTGAATCTGGAAGTGGAAACTTTGAAAAAGGTGAAGGCATTCAAAGCATTTCTAGAGCCTTTACATATACAGGAATTCCAAGTACTGTTATAAGTTTATGGAAGGTTGACGATTTAGCAACGTCGAAAATTATGAGTGCATTTTACAAACATTTAAAACAAGGGAACACTAAAGATGAAGCACTTAAAAACGCAAAATTAGACTATATAAAAAACACACCTGAAACAGCATTACAGCATCCATATTATTGGGCAGGTTTTATTATTTCTGGTAATACAGATGCTTTAGTTGTAAGTCATTCTAATTATTTATATTTTGGAATTGCTATTCTTTTTGTTGTTGTACTTTTCTTTTTCTTCAGAAAGAAATCATAA